One part of the Microbulbifer sp. THAF38 genome encodes these proteins:
- a CDS encoding DUF2170 family protein, with protein MTWNHENLRQLAENHTGWVVESEGECLSISNDEGVDAFVYVGEKQIVVESILFPVSQVADVVVLNEMILQTHQLVPLTAIAIKMIGGERYYVAFGALSVSSKDEVVIEEVETLFSNVGDFLDLFADHFEMEGVA; from the coding sequence ATGACCTGGAACCATGAGAATCTACGCCAGTTGGCGGAAAACCACACCGGATGGGTGGTGGAGTCTGAGGGAGAGTGCCTCAGCATTTCCAACGACGAGGGGGTCGATGCATTCGTTTATGTCGGTGAGAAGCAAATCGTTGTCGAGAGCATTTTGTTCCCTGTGAGCCAGGTAGCCGATGTGGTCGTTCTTAACGAGATGATTCTCCAGACTCATCAACTGGTTCCCCTGACGGCGATCGCTATCAAGATGATTGGCGGTGAGCGTTACTATGTCGCCTTCGGCGCGCTGTCTGTGTCCAGTAAAGACGAAGTGGTGATTGAAGAAGTTGAAACCCTATTTTCCAATGTGGGTGACTTCCTGGATTTATTTGCGGATCATTTTGAAATGGAGGGTGTAGCATGA
- a CDS encoding DUF6471 domain-containing protein, with protein MDHKQSLSNQQALAPYKQAIARYVRASMALRGMRYGDLAQALAERGISMTTENLRSKVSKCMFSADLLAAIIDALSVEDSAMPEILKQARELQDQGLNTEQERS; from the coding sequence ATGGACCACAAGCAAAGCCTCAGCAATCAGCAAGCACTGGCTCCGTACAAGCAGGCCATCGCTCGCTATGTGCGCGCCTCAATGGCTTTGCGGGGTATGCGTTACGGGGACCTCGCCCAGGCCCTGGCCGAAAGAGGAATTTCAATGACCACAGAAAACCTGCGCAGCAAAGTGAGCAAGTGCATGTTTTCAGCGGATCTGCTAGCGGCCATCATCGATGCATTATCGGTGGAAGACAGCGCTATGCCTGAAATCCTCAAGCAAGCGCGGGAACTGCAAGATCAAGGACTCAATACCGAGCAAGAGAGAAGCTAA